The Streptobacillus felis genome window below encodes:
- the nrdF gene encoding class 1b ribonucleoside-diphosphate reductase subunit beta gives MKNKIYKAVNWNTLDNDYVEVFWEQNLKQFWIDTEYIPSKDIDSWHSLSPQMREAYKKVLGGLTLLDTLQSHTGMPKIIDHIESLQCRSVLSYMCMMETIHAKSYSTIFTTVASTEEINDVFKWVQNNNHLQFKASKIDKYYQCLNNPNASLREVYMALVASVFLESYLFYSGFFLPLWLSGQGQMVASSDIIKKIIADESIHGVFVGKLAQEIYEEMAFVEKESVKKEIMDLFYELYENELKFTDEIYADVELTAEVKEYIRYNGNRALMNLGFEEEFEIKEVNAIVLNGLNVETTQHDFFSKKSTNYEKTLEVVHLSDDDWDDDFDTDLDI, from the coding sequence ATGAAAAATAAAATATATAAGGCAGTGAATTGGAATACACTAGATAATGATTATGTTGAAGTTTTTTGGGAACAAAATTTAAAACAATTTTGGATAGATACAGAATATATACCTTCAAAAGATATAGATTCTTGGCACTCACTTTCTCCTCAAATGAGGGAAGCGTATAAAAAGGTTTTAGGGGGATTAACTTTATTAGATACTTTACAATCTCATACTGGTATGCCTAAAATTATTGACCATATTGAGTCATTACAATGTAGGTCAGTACTTTCATATATGTGTATGATGGAGACTATACATGCAAAATCTTACTCGACTATATTTACTACGGTTGCATCTACAGAGGAAATAAATGATGTTTTTAAATGGGTTCAAAATAATAATCATTTACAATTTAAAGCTTCAAAAATAGATAAGTACTATCAATGTTTAAATAATCCTAATGCTTCATTAAGAGAAGTTTATATGGCTTTAGTTGCATCAGTATTTTTAGAATCATATTTATTTTATAGTGGATTTTTCTTACCACTATGGTTATCTGGTCAAGGACAAATGGTAGCAAGTTCAGATATAATTAAAAAGATAATTGCAGATGAATCTATTCATGGTGTTTTTGTTGGTAAATTAGCTCAAGAAATTTATGAAGAAATGGCATTTGTTGAAAAAGAAAGTGTCAAAAAAGAAATAATGGATTTATTTTATGAATTATATGAAAATGAGTTAAAATTTACTGATGAAATATATGCAGATGTTGAATTAACAGCTGAAGTTAAAGAATATATTAGATATAATGGTAATAGAGCATTAATGAATTTAGGTTTTGAAGAAGAATTTGAAATAAAAGAAGTTAATGCAATAGTATTGAATGGATTAAATGTTGAAACTACTCAACACGATTTCTTTTCTAAAAAATCTACAAATTATGAGAAAACACTTGAAGTTGTTCATTTAAGTGATGATGACTGGGATGATGACTTTGATACAGATTTAGATATTTAA
- a CDS encoding MFS transporter has product MTKKYTLMQVIYWAMFCSIYAFANSFLSSRGFSSTRIGFIIALSSFLSVLVQPFTAKLIDTFPKITVRKSLLTSMYIVVLNSFLISIIHNNLIVTIFFVILITGLLNAQTYMYTFIFQYINNGENVNFGIARGMGSAAFAIASLFYGNIGSKIGFEFIPLWAMSLSILVILVILSFKEVSNNSKSNEVNVKDNFLMFFTKYRKFCLVLLGMVFIFFTHNILNTFMKNILESLGKGSKEVGIGFMIAAIVELPAMFYIIKLNEKFGYSKLLKVSAIAFLVKIFITFFAVLTHNIYLFYLAQITQFAGYAIYVPVAVYYTNDVMEEKDRVKGQAYMAVSGTIGSILGNLLGGRIIEAYSINILLLISLIVCFLGTIVLFLNLERR; this is encoded by the coding sequence ATGACAAAGAAATATACATTAATGCAAGTTATATATTGGGCAATGTTTTGCTCAATATATGCTTTTGCAAATAGTTTTTTAAGTTCAAGAGGATTTAGTTCAACTAGAATAGGTTTCATAATTGCACTATCCTCTTTTTTATCAGTATTGGTACAACCATTTACTGCAAAATTAATAGATACTTTTCCAAAAATTACAGTAAGAAAATCATTGTTAACATCTATGTATATAGTTGTTTTAAATTCTTTTTTAATAAGTATAATACACAATAATTTAATAGTAACTATCTTTTTTGTAATTTTAATTACTGGATTACTAAATGCTCAAACATACATGTATACATTTATTTTTCAGTACATTAATAATGGAGAAAATGTAAATTTTGGTATAGCAAGAGGAATGGGATCTGCAGCTTTTGCAATTGCTTCTTTATTTTATGGTAATATTGGTTCTAAGATAGGATTTGAATTTATTCCTTTATGGGCAATGTCTTTATCAATATTAGTAATATTAGTTATTTTAAGTTTTAAAGAAGTATCTAATAATAGTAAATCAAATGAAGTAAATGTAAAAGATAATTTTTTAATGTTTTTTACTAAATACAGAAAATTTTGTTTAGTATTATTAGGTATGGTATTTATATTTTTTACACATAATATTTTAAATACATTTATGAAAAATATTTTAGAAAGTTTAGGAAAGGGTTCAAAAGAAGTAGGAATAGGGTTTATGATAGCTGCTATAGTTGAACTTCCAGCAATGTTTTATATAATTAAACTAAATGAAAAATTTGGTTACTCAAAATTATTGAAAGTATCAGCAATAGCCTTTTTAGTAAAAATATTTATTACATTCTTTGCTGTTCTAACTCATAATATATATTTATTCTATTTGGCTCAAATTACACAATTTGCAGGTTATGCAATTTATGTGCCAGTAGCAGTTTATTATACCAATGATGTTATGGAAGAAAAAGATAGGGTAAAAGGTCAAGCTTATATGGCTGTATCTGGAACTATTGGTTCAATATTGGGTAATTTATTAGGTGGAAGAATAATAGAAGCCTATTCAATAAATATTCTTTTATTAATATCTTTGATAGTTTGTTTTTTAGGAACTATAGTATTATTTTTAAATTTAGAAAGAAGATGA
- a CDS encoding HIT family protein, with amino-acid sequence MKIYYKDKEITMLDEKTQKELENMIKKNYDNLYNSNCIFCNEINEKDVFYETENFLCVWNKFPIQDGHILVISKKHYMNILDLEDEILFEMIKLQKKLIQILEEDKEVLGVTTSYNNGKIMHLETHFHFHLVPRYFNDGFWDEIKVNNVKFNKELFLERLSKN; translated from the coding sequence TTGAAAATTTATTATAAAGATAAAGAAATTACTATGTTAGATGAGAAGACTCAAAAAGAACTTGAAAACATGATAAAAAAAAATTATGATAACTTATATAACTCTAACTGTATTTTTTGTAATGAAATAAATGAAAAAGATGTATTTTATGAAACTGAAAACTTTCTTTGTGTTTGGAATAAATTCCCTATACAAGATGGCCATATTTTGGTTATTTCTAAAAAACACTATATGAATATTTTAGATTTAGAAGATGAAATATTATTTGAAATGATTAAATTACAGAAAAAATTAATACAAATTTTAGAAGAAGATAAAGAAGTTCTGGGTGTAACAACTTCATATAATAATGGGAAAATTATGCATCTTGAAACACATTTTCATTTTCATTTAGTTCCAAGATACTTTAATGATGGTTTTTGGGATGAAATAAAAGTAAATAATGTTAAATTTAACAAAGAACTATTTTTAGAAAGATTATCAAAAAATTAA
- a CDS encoding DUF1361 domain-containing protein, giving the protein MNNRFIKYSLISLGFAVFSNLIYPKYYFLTWNLFLAYVPFFISNIGKKNVIVDSILAFVALIFYPNAVYLFTDLIHISNLKFYKKSIEVVYLMKYINWIKVSLIFIAVIIAMKLSYLAINNYVKKYKMKNFTKYSFYTFVSFLTGLAVFVGRFIRLNSWDLFIYPSKTFNILIEQLNVQNLKYILLYAFIQLFVIILEEE; this is encoded by the coding sequence ATGAATAATAGATTTATAAAATACAGTTTAATTTCTTTAGGTTTTGCAGTATTTTCTAATCTTATTTATCCAAAATATTATTTTTTAACTTGGAATTTATTTTTAGCTTATGTACCTTTTTTTATTAGTAATATTGGGAAAAAAAATGTTATAGTTGATTCTATATTAGCTTTTGTAGCATTAATATTTTATCCTAATGCTGTATATTTATTTACAGATTTAATACATATAAGTAATCTTAAATTTTATAAAAAAAGTATAGAAGTTGTTTATTTAATGAAATATATAAATTGGATAAAAGTTTCTTTAATATTCATTGCAGTAATAATTGCGATGAAACTTAGTTATTTAGCAATCAATAATTATGTTAAAAAATATAAAATGAAGAATTTTACTAAATATTCTTTTTATACTTTTGTATCTTTTTTAACAGGCCTTGCAGTATTTGTAGGTAGATTTATTAGATTGAATTCCTGGGATTTATTTATATATCCTAGTAAAACTTTTAATATATTAATTGAACAGTTAAATGTTCAAAATTTAAAATATATATTGTTGTATGCGTTTATACAATTATTTGTAATAATTTTAGAGGAGGAATAA
- a CDS encoding nucleoside 2-deoxyribosyltransferase: MKVYLAGSLFNEGEVAQRLKEGKLLRENFPNIDLFNPIEQPFNENKQSLPTPIDIYDGDANAVINSDIVILDMTNEDPGVMVELGLAIAHNKKIIAINSDIRLKSANKYDIPSYAMNHFVLGGILKYGVLVYSFQEAIEELKKYEK, from the coding sequence ATGAAAGTATATTTAGCAGGATCATTATTTAATGAAGGTGAAGTAGCACAAAGATTAAAAGAAGGGAAGTTATTAAGAGAGAATTTTCCAAACATAGATTTATTTAATCCAATTGAACAACCATTTAATGAAAATAAACAAAGTTTACCAACACCAATAGATATTTATGATGGGGATGCAAATGCAGTAATTAATTCGGATATAGTTATTTTAGATATGACTAATGAAGATCCAGGTGTTATGGTTGAATTAGGATTAGCAATTGCTCATAACAAGAAAATAATTGCAATAAATTCAGATATTAGACTAAAATCAGCAAATAAATACGATATTCCAAGCTACGCAATGAATCACTTCGTATTAGGTGGGATACTTAAATACGGTGTATTAGTATATTCATTTCAAGAAGCAATAGAAGAGCTAAAAAAATATGAAAAATAA
- a CDS encoding YoaK family protein: MKNNVISRKRVAFFLTIVGGFLEIYSYLLLGNVFATTITGNLILMAFNLKRLQIINVVKYVLPIIFFCFGVFVSEKIKSKMTYSFAKVVLVVEIVILSLIPFINVELISVSLIAFISAIQIQTFRKVSENLYMSTMCTGNTRSLIESLVNGKSKDAKNYFVVIFGFLLGVLLGDISIIFTGKFSIYICVLILSSILVYLIKKEGKDEVIR; encoded by the coding sequence ATGAAAAATAATGTAATTAGTAGAAAAAGAGTTGCTTTTTTTCTTACAATAGTTGGAGGTTTTTTAGAAATTTATTCTTATTTGTTGTTAGGTAATGTTTTTGCAACAACAATTACAGGAAATTTGATTTTAATGGCTTTTAATTTAAAAAGATTACAAATAATAAATGTTGTAAAATATGTACTTCCGATAATATTTTTTTGCTTTGGTGTTTTTGTTTCAGAAAAGATAAAATCAAAAATGACATATAGTTTTGCAAAAGTTGTATTAGTGGTTGAAATAGTTATATTATCATTAATACCATTTATTAATGTAGAATTGATTTCTGTATCATTAATAGCATTTATTTCTGCAATTCAAATACAAACTTTTAGAAAAGTTTCAGAAAATTTATATATGTCAACAATGTGTACAGGTAATACAAGATCTTTAATAGAATCATTAGTAAATGGTAAAAGTAAGGATGCAAAAAATTATTTTGTTGTAATATTTGGGTTTTTATTAGGAGTATTATTGGGTGATATTAGTATAATTTTTACAGGAAAATTTTCAATATACATATGCGTATTGATATTAAGTTCAATATTAGTATATTTGATAAAGAAAGAAGGAAAAGATGAAGTTATCAGATAG
- a CDS encoding pyridoxal phosphate-dependent aminotransferase, producing the protein MKLSDRVLGMQYSPIRKLVPFADKAKKEGVRIFEFHIGQPDVKTPDSFFNGVIKYQEKIIKYTNSQGLEELLDAFVEYYSRYNLKIDKSEMLITNGGSEALQFAINTICNKGDEVLIPEPYYSNYDSFLRIADAKLVPIVTKIEEGYRLPSYDEMKKLITPKTKAILFSNPSNPTGVVLNEREIEDIKRLALEFNLFIISDEVYRQFIYDTNTKFRSFLSFSEVEDRVIMIDSISKHYSACGARIGVFASRNIEIVSQALKFCQARLSVSTIEQYASANLVRGIDVYIEDVKTEYRKRRNLMYEKLVSIDGVKANKPDAAFYIFASLPVEDAEEFTKWLLLDFRHEGKTLMFASGSGFYANEHRELGKNEVRFSYCGNTLREIEEGINLLSIALKEYNEK; encoded by the coding sequence ATGAAGTTATCAGATAGAGTTTTAGGTATGCAATATTCACCTATAAGAAAATTAGTTCCTTTTGCAGATAAAGCAAAAAAAGAAGGTGTAAGAATATTTGAATTTCATATAGGTCAGCCAGATGTTAAAACTCCTGATTCATTTTTTAACGGAGTAATTAAATATCAAGAAAAAATAATTAAATATACAAATTCACAAGGTTTAGAAGAATTACTTGATGCATTTGTTGAATACTATTCAAGATATAATCTTAAAATTGATAAAAGTGAAATGTTAATAACAAATGGAGGGAGTGAAGCATTACAATTTGCTATCAATACAATTTGTAATAAAGGTGATGAAGTTTTAATACCCGAGCCATATTATTCAAATTATGATTCTTTTTTAAGAATTGCAGATGCTAAACTTGTTCCAATAGTTACTAAAATAGAAGAAGGCTATAGATTACCATCTTATGATGAAATGAAAAAATTAATAACACCAAAAACTAAGGCTATTCTTTTTTCAAATCCTTCAAATCCTACAGGAGTAGTATTGAATGAAAGAGAAATAGAAGATATAAAAAGATTAGCATTAGAATTTAACTTATTTATCATTTCTGATGAAGTTTATAGACAATTTATATATGATACAAATACTAAATTTAGATCTTTCTTAAGTTTTAGTGAAGTAGAAGACAGGGTTATAATGATAGATAGTATATCAAAACATTATAGCGCATGTGGAGCTAGAATTGGTGTTTTTGCATCTAGAAATATAGAAATTGTATCTCAAGCTCTTAAGTTTTGTCAAGCTAGATTATCCGTTTCTACAATAGAACAATATGCTAGTGCTAATTTAGTTAGAGGTATAGACGTATATATAGAAGATGTTAAAACTGAATATAGAAAAAGAAGAAATTTAATGTATGAAAAACTAGTGTCTATAGATGGTGTTAAAGCTAATAAACCTGATGCTGCTTTTTATATATTTGCATCATTACCAGTTGAAGATGCAGAAGAGTTTACTAAGTGGTTATTACTTGATTTCAGACATGAAGGTAAGACACTAATGTTTGCTTCTGGTAGTGGATTTTATGCAAATGAGCATAGAGAATTAGGTAAAAATGAAGTAAGATTCTCATATTGTGGTAATACATTAAGGGAAATTGAAGAAGGAATAAATTTATTATCTATAGCATTAAAGGAATACAATGAAAAATAA